A part of Haliotis asinina isolate JCU_RB_2024 chromosome 10, JCU_Hal_asi_v2, whole genome shotgun sequence genomic DNA contains:
- the LOC137298345 gene encoding uncharacterized protein, whose amino-acid sequence MDSSQILSILMLVFAMVLTGMALGTKEEQDSEAAVAAPSEHHKRSVDFPLSQDLLDDDAYDMDKRGSLFRFGKRGGLFRFGKRGTLFRFGKRGSTLFRFGRGGSDDLWVPVNEDGQDAKRNFHWGRETEE is encoded by the exons ATGGACAGCAGTCAGATCCTATCCATCCTCATGCTTGTTTTCGCAATGGTGCTCACTGGAATGGCTCTGGGAACCAAAGAAGAACAAG ATTCTGAGGCAGCGGTAGCAGCTCCAAGTGAACATCATAAACGATCGGTGGACTTCCCATTGTCACAGGATCTCCTTGACGACGATGCATACGACATGGACAAACGTGGCAGCCTGTTCCGGTTTGGTAAGCGCGGCGGTCTCTTTCGGTTCGGCAAGCGCGGTACCCTTTTCCGGTTTGGAAAGCGAGGCAGCACTCTGTTCAGATTTGGGCGCGGCGGAAGTGATGATTTGTGGGTGCCAGTCAACGAGGACGGACAGGACGCTAAAAGAAACTTCCACTGGGGCAGGGAGACAGAAGAGTGA